From Rutidosis leptorrhynchoides isolate AG116_Rl617_1_P2 chromosome 3, CSIRO_AGI_Rlap_v1, whole genome shotgun sequence, a single genomic window includes:
- the LOC139900953 gene encoding uncharacterized protein, with protein sequence MTTKSPRRDGKCKADQISEEVTEISFPAIRLHNTSCAPIVVQGYLLESGYMIRRLHMDTGSSVDIMYEQCFRQLPDTVKKGVRPSTMVLSGFSRESAWPIGTLYLKLELRDDNNKYKTRTEDVEFCVMCAHSRYNTILGRISLQRFGAIPSMVHGLVKFPTKQGIATLKSNPLETLCASVTVKEEDKSSNEASTGCYLVINLTYLDQKVKIGAGLTKETKSKLRNIFITNLDVYSWRDADMTSVPRDVVQHHLNANVSMMHVRQKKRPMEPNRSEWLREEVNQLVKANILRKVNYQTWIANPILVPKTDGSWRLCVDFKDINKACPKDNYPLP encoded by the coding sequence ATGACCACTAAATCTCCTCGCAGAGATGGAAAGTGCAAAGCTGACCAGATAAGTGAAGAGGTTACAGAAATCTCTTTTCCAGCCATTCGGTTGCATAACACTTCATGCGCACCTATCGTGGTTCAGGGTTACTTGCTTGAATCCGGATACATGATAAGGCGTTTGCATATGGACACCGGTAGCAGCGTTGACATAATGTACGAGCAATGTTTCAGACAGTTGCCAGACACCGTAAAGAAAGGCGTTAGACCTTCGACTATGGTGCTCTCTGGGTTCTCACGGGAATCAGCATGGCCCATAGGTACCCTGTACCTGAAACTAGAATTGAGGGATGACAACAATAAATATAAGAcgcgcactgaagatgtggagttcTGTGTAATGTGCGCGCACTCCAGATACAACACAATACTAGGTCGAATATCCCTTCAAAGATTTGGAGCGATACCATCAATGGTTCATGGATTAGTAAAATTCCCGACGAAGCAAGGAATTGCTACTCTAAAGTCAAATCCACTTGAGACACTGTGTGCTTCAGTCACGGTAAAAGAGGAAGATAAATCATCCAACGAGGCATCGACAGGGTGTTACCTCGTAATAAACCTCACTTACCTGGATCAGAAAGTGAAAATAGGAGCGGGCTTGACAAAAGAAACAAAATCCAAATTGCGCAACATCTTTATTACCAACTTGGATGTATATAGTTGGCGCGATGCAGATATGACAAGCGTACCGCGAGATGTCGTTCAACACCACCTCAACGCTAATGTAAGCATGATGCATGTTCGGCAAAAGAAAAGGCCGATGGAGCCGAACAGGAGTGAGTGGTTGCGCGAAGAAGTAAACCAATTAGTTAAGGCAAACATCTTGCGCAAAGTCAATTACCAAACATGGATTGCTAATCCGATCCTGGTCCCCAAAACTGACGGATCGTGGCGCTTGTGTGTCGACTTCAAAGACATTAACAAGGCATGTCCAAAAGACAATTACCCTCTACCATAA
- the LOC139900952 gene encoding uncharacterized protein, with amino-acid sequence MKLKPSKCSFGKEEGSFLGHVITTRGIKDNPKKIEAIECMPSLKTKKQVQSLSEKLATLTRFLSRAAERSLPFFSTLKNCEKKSDFKWTDEAEKAFQEMKALLKNLPTLTAPITGEAFILYLAIVQEAVSSVLIAEREGNYCTTAAVILPSSPHRGIDGSAYSTNPVSIRNVRAINEMGNRYIDGTSGPQGAGAGLLLTGPDKEEHTYTLRFNFKATKNEAEYEALLAGLILAKEIEVKRLQIYVDSQLFAKQINDTFDVHDEGMQAYLALARSFISEFDEFHISKIPRSQNKQADVLCKLAALAFYHLEKKILVEQIFKKSIEPDQLAAVVEHDEHCWMTDIIEFLKIGTLPKDDKEAKKIRVK; translated from the exons ATGAAGCTTAAGCCATCAAAATGCAGTTTTGGGAAAGAAGAAGGGTCATTCTTGGGGCATGtgattaccaccagaggaatcaaAGATAACccgaaaaagattgaagccattgagtgCATGCCATCCCTGAAAACTAAAAAACAGGTTCAAAGCCTCAGTGAAAAACTTGCCACGCTGACTAGATTCTTATCAAGAGCCGCTGAAAGATCTCTCCCTTTCTTCAGTACGCTCAAGAACTGCGAGAAGAAGTCTGACTTTAAATGGACGGACGAAGCCGAGAAGGCCTTCCAAGAAATGAAAGCGCTGCTTAAAAACCTCCCCACCTTGACTGCTCCAATCACTGGGGAAGCCTTCATTCTATATTTGGCGATCGTGCAGGAAGCAGTCAGCTCGGTCTTAATTGCTGAAAGAGAGGGG AATTACTGCACGACAGCTGCGGTGATACTTCCAAGCTCACCCCATCGTGGTATTGACGGATCGGCCTATTCGACAAATCCTGTGTCAATCAGAAACGTCAGGGCGATTAATGAAATGGGCAATCGA TATATAGATGGCACAAGTGGCCCACAGGGAGCAGGCGCAGGATTGTTGCTCACGGGTCCCGACAAGGAGGAACACACTTACACGCTAAGGTTTAACTTTAAAGCTACGAaaaatgaagcagagtatgaagcCCTATTAGCAGGATTAATATTGGCTAAGGAGATCGAAGTCAAGAGACTCCAGATATATGTCGATTCACAATTATTTGCCAAACAGATCAACGACACCTTTGATGTGCATGATGAAGGGATGCAGGCATATCTGGCTTTGGCACGTTCATTTATCAGTGAGTTTGATGAGTTTCATATAAGCAAGATACCCCGAAGCCAAAATAAGCAGGCGGATGTGCTATGTAAACTGGCCGCACTGGCATTCTATCATCTTGAGAAGAAAATTCTGGTTGAGCAAATCTTCAAGAAGTCCATTGAACCCGATCAACTAGCTGCCGTTGTGGAACATGATGAGCATTGTTGGATGACCGATATAATTGAATTTCTGAAAATAGGTACGCTACCCAAAGATGATAAGGAAGCCAAAAAGATAAGAGTCAAATAG